The Haloarcula rubripromontorii region TGGTCGCCGACCGCGCGATAGTCGTGGACCAGATCAAGATAGTCGACGATGCCGAGAAACGAATCCAGATCGTGGGCCTTGGCCACGCCGACGCCGCGGGTCGTCGAGTTCGGCTTCACGACTACGGGCGGATCGAACCGCTCGAACGCTGCGGTCAGTTCAGCCTCGCTCGCCGGGTTCGACACGACGACAGTCTCGGGGACGGGAACGCCCGCACGGCCGAGTCGTGACAGTACGTCGGCCTTGTTCCGCGAGCGGAGGATGGCCTCGCGGTCGTTGACCCACGGCACGCCCAGCATGGCGTCGGCGACGGCCCCCTCCATGATTCGGGACGGATAGACGAAGCCCACGTCGTATTCGCCGAAGGGACTCTCGTCCAGCGCGAGCGTCCGCTCGGCCGTCTCAACGTGGCCCACCTCGATATCCCGGGCCGCCAGCGGTTGCTGCATCCGCTCGAAGGTCTCGGCGTTCGTGGCGACGGCCAGCCTGTGCATAGCGTGCAGTTGTCTTGGAGAAATAAAACACGCTCGCAGCCGCTTTCGAGACACGCTGACTGTTCCATTACGTAGTGCGCACTGCTCGCTGCTGACCACAGCGTACCGGTGCATAATCGATGAATACACACTGATTGGAAGAATAGCCAGACAAACACTAAGTATACTGCGGGAAAATGGGTCATGCGTGTACAACGACATTCTCTTCCCGACGGACGGAAGCGACGGCGCGGACGAAGCGCTCGCACACGCGCTTGAACTGGCGGAGACACACGACTCCACGATCCACGTACTCTCTGTCGTCGATTCGACATATATCGGGAGTGCCGCGGCAGAAGCGACGACCATCGAATCCCTGCAGAAACAGACCGAGGAGGTCATCGACGAGACGGTCGACGATATCGCCGACCACGGTGCGCCCGTCGTCGCCGAGCACCGAATGGGTGATCCGTACGAGGAGATTATCGACTACGCCGAGACTGCTGATATCGATATGATCGTCATGGGAACCCACGGCCGGAGCGGTCTGGACCGGTTTCTGCTGGGGAGCGTCACCGAGAAGGTCGTCCGGACAGCAGACGCACCGGTGTTGACTGTCCGGTTGCCCGACGATACGTAGCGTCACCTGCCAGCCCTACCGGTCGCCTGCGTGGCGTGCGGGCCGTTTCACAGTCGTCCTACTGCGTCACTCGCCGCGTCGACGCCGCCGGAGCACCCACAGCACGAGGAGCGCGCCCTCGACACGGGCGGCACTGTACACCCACGGACGAAGGTCTATGTCGTCGGCCTCTGTCGTTGCGAGTCCCATCCAAAAGTCGACGACCTTCCGGGGCCGGAGCAGTTCGAGAACGCCGAGAGCCAGGAGTGCGAGTCGGAGTACCATGTGAGGAAGTACGCGGGATGGGTGCAAGAGAATTGTGGGTGCTGATAACATGGGTCGAGAACGTAGCTACGTTCCGCTACCCAGCGACCGGGATGTCACTCAGGACTTGAGCGGCGCGGAAAACGAAGTCGAGACGGTCAGTCTGCCGTCCGAACGGCAAGCGACCGCCGCTGTCTGAGTTACGCGATCAGCAGTTCCTCTCCCCGCTCGACCTTGATGCGGCAAGAGGGCGTGATCTTGTTGTAGGCACGGCGGAACGCTTCCTTGACGTGCTCTGCATCCTCGACGTTGCAGTAGGCGGTGAACAGCTGTTCGCCGGCCTGAACGCGAGCGGCGGTACCGACGATCTTCCCGAAGGCGGCCCGCATCCCGTCGGAGACACGGTCGGCCCCGGCACCGGTCGCCTGCTTGTTCTCGCGCAGGACCTGGTGGGGGAATTTCCGCAGCGTCATCTTGTAATCGCCCTCTTCGCCGAGTTCCTTGATCATGTGGCGGTTGGCCGACAGGCGGGAGGCCTCCAGCGAGCCGTGACGGAGCTGGACGGTCTCCTCGACGATGAGGCTGATCTGGACGGGGTAATCGTCCGCGTCCTTCTGTTTGCGGCCCATCTTGTGCTGTGCGATCTTCGAACCGGGAATGCCCGTGATGTATTCGCGTCGGGTGTACGCGGGCTTGTCGATGTCCCGGTACATTGAGGCGGGTTTGTCCGACATAGGTACTCTTGGAGAATACGTCGCCGAGCGGCCCAATAAGGGCTTCGAACCCGCTCGACGGCGTGCCGTGCTGTCTCACACAGCGGCCTGCGACCGCGAGCGGCCCCGCATCGACCGTTGTCGTGACCGGGCTCCCGTCTCGGCCCGGTGTGAGCCGTCGCCGGTAACACCGCTGTCACCGCGCTCTTTTACTGCTTGCACGCGTATCTATGGTACCGATGAATATGCTCGTCGACGGCGAGTGGCGGACCGACGCGTACGAAACGACGAACGAGGACGGGGCCTTCGACCGGCAGGACACCACCTTCCGTGACCGGATCGAGGACGAC contains the following coding sequences:
- a CDS encoding ATP-grasp domain-containing protein; translation: MHRLAVATNAETFERMQQPLAARDIEVGHVETAERTLALDESPFGEYDVGFVYPSRIMEGAVADAMLGVPWVNDREAILRSRNKADVLSRLGRAGVPVPETVVVSNPASEAELTAAFERFDPPVVVKPNSTTRGVGVAKAHDLDSFLGIVDYLDLVHDYRAVGDQSFLVQEYIADATDYRVMVIDGEYVGAVERRLPEASRERGRWKHNVHRGAEAEGQELPTELRELAEDAADELAIPYLGVDLLVTEDRAVVNETNARPTIDSATKYEDGFWDDLAALIRETAKQ
- a CDS encoding universal stress protein codes for the protein MYNDILFPTDGSDGADEALAHALELAETHDSTIHVLSVVDSTYIGSAAAEATTIESLQKQTEEVIDETVDDIADHGAPVVAEHRMGDPYEEIIDYAETADIDMIVMGTHGRSGLDRFLLGSVTEKVVRTADAPVLTVRLPDDT
- a CDS encoding 50S ribosomal protein L16, with the protein product MSDKPASMYRDIDKPAYTRREYITGIPGSKIAQHKMGRKQKDADDYPVQISLIVEETVQLRHGSLEASRLSANRHMIKELGEEGDYKMTLRKFPHQVLRENKQATGAGADRVSDGMRAAFGKIVGTAARVQAGEQLFTAYCNVEDAEHVKEAFRRAYNKITPSCRIKVERGEELLIA